In Monodelphis domestica isolate mMonDom1 chromosome 1, mMonDom1.pri, whole genome shotgun sequence, the sequence AGATGAAGAAATTCCTTTCAAGGCTCTTTAATGACCCTCCTTACCATGCAAGCTGGGCTCAGTGGACCTGGTGACTCTTTCCCTACTTTCTACTATTAGCCAAAAttgctattctttttctttatgtttatcTGCTAAGTTGGTGTAGATATAGTAATCAGGGAAGATTTCAAGGAAGAAATGTCTAGGGAATTGGGTCTCCTAGGATTCAATAGACATTTACagtcaacaaataattattacaaataattattaagcatctgctatgtgtaaggcactgttcatagatgaggaaaataaaatctatGTAAATAGGAAGTAATATGCGGAAAGagtctgtaaagaaaataaataatacctGAGTGTTGTTGACTTTAGTGCTTGTGAAGGGAGAAGGGATCCCCATATTTCCCCTCCTCTAGATCTCAGCTCCTAACCCTCTTTGTCTCCTTATAGTGCTGCCCTTCCAAGAGGTGTGGGGCCGAAGCTTTTGTCGCTCACTGGAGAAGCTGGTGGATGTTGCGACCGAGTACCCAGGGGAAGTGGAGCACATGTTCAGCCCATCCTGTGTCTCACTGAGGCGTTGCACTGGCTGCTGTGGGGATGAGAACCTCCATTGTGTTGCTGTGGAGACAACCAATGTCACCATGCAGGTGGGACCCTCTACCTACTTCCATAGATTCTGACAAAGTTTCTGAGCCCAGGGTATTCCTTTCCTGAGGATCCCCTCTTTTCTCATCACCAAAATTTATCCAGTTTTTCACCTCTCACTGTCCACCCCACACCAGCCCCAGAGACagaaacattcattcattcaatatgtACTATtaaattgtaaatatatatattagattaAATACTATTAAAAACTTTCAAGTTCTAGAGCTTGTGATTCATACCTTATCACTCCCTTACATCTCCCACATTTTGTATAGggtagtgattttttttaaacccttgccttccatcttagaatcaatactatatatcgTTCTAAGGCACATGAGTGgtaaaggagttaagtgacttacccagggtgtctgaggccagatctgaacccagaactttcctctctaggcctggctctcaatcccctgagccacctaaatgccccATAGAGAAGAAATTGTTGATGCTATTAGCTGGGGGCAGAGGGACCTCTTGAAATGGTTCCAGGTTTCTCTGTAAATGGGATCAGCTGGAAGAAATGCCAGGCTCTAATGAGACAGTTTGATTCCTTGGTTCCACGGTAGGAAAGGCTGTAGCATCATAGATGCTCTTTGGCACCCAGTGAGCTGCTTGTCTGGCTCTCATTAGAGGTACATGGTGCAGACGCTAGTAGGACTTAGGAGGCaaactctttttcttccttccaaggAAGCAGGAGAGCATGCAATGGGGAGATGTTCTGCATTTGGGGAGAGAGACTAGGTCTTTCTAGAACAGAGGTCCTTAACCATTTTTTTCTTGTGCCATGggaagtctggtgaagcctatggaccccttcttagaataattttTTGTTGCCTCCATAATcgaaggaaaagcaaaaattcaGTTAGAAGTCAGTGGAaatacatttatcatttcccctcCTTCCAAGTTCATAGtctcccctgaaatctatccataaacCTCAGGTTAAACCCACTATTCTAGAGGGGAGATAGATGGGGAATTGTAAGGTTCCTCCTTCTTGCCCTTCAAACCTTATAACCAGGATCTTTTTTGCCTTTCCAGCTTCTGAAGATCAAGTCTGGGGAACAGCCATCCTACATGGAGTTAGCATTCACTGAGCATGTGCGGTGTGAGTGCAGGTACGGGATCCCTGCTTCTCACCACCCACATGGCACAGGCTGTGACCAGGGCGCTGGGCACTCTCGGGCCTGCTCTGGAGGGTACTAACATTTCTACTGTCCTGCCCTGCCCACCCGGGGATGGGAGATGGGAtcatagaaagagtcacagagttcaaatcctggtctGTCCttacttacctgtgtgaccttgggcgaaTCCCTTAACCTCgatgggcctcattttcctcctctgtaaaaaaaaaagaaaagaaaaaaagtaggagTGGAGTTGGGCTAAGTGATCTGTAAGCGCCTTTCTAATCCTAAAATCCAATTAAAGACTTTATAATTCTGGTAGAGGTGGCATATTAGAAGCAGAGGCCATTATTCAGAGGGCAATTCATTCATCATGTAGCTCCACAACCCAGACTGCTAATGTCTTTGAGAGCTTGTCTTCAGGTTCCTAGGCTCTCCTCTCTTGGAAACCAAGGTCCTTGGCTTGAAGTGTTGTGATCTGTAAGAGCTCTTGAACAGCAAATCAGTGGCTGAGACAGACGGGTGGTCAGGTCTCTGCTGAGGCCTTCTGCATTTTGTTTCCTGGGTTTTTGGAGACAGGGAAATAATTAACTCACCAAGAGGCACTCTGGCTGCAGCTGTGTTTAATTTCCTAGTCCTTTATTCATCTTCCCCGCCCCCCCCTAACCCCCCACCTCCCCTTCTAGCATTTGCCTGGAGAGGTAGAACCAACAGCTGGTTTACAGCTGTGTGGCAGAATGGGAAGAGGACTCCTGGGTCCTGTCCAAAAAGCAGGAAAGAGATGTTTGAATAACTGCTAATCATGCAGGGCTTTACAAGTGCTGGGGTACTCAGTCCTGGGGTTGCTGGGAGGAAGCTGTAGTCCTGGGAACCCTAGCAACCAAACACAACTACAGCTACTTGCTGGGACCTTGATGAAGCTTAAAAGTTTTGGAGGCTGATCTTAGCTCTGGGGCAATCATGCTTGGAAAATTGGAGCAGGTTCCATAGCCTCTTGATAGAACAAGAGGACAAGTCCATCTGAGTGCAGCCTGCCCTGGGAAGGGACTCTTTGTTAGGTCAAAGGAAAACACATGTGGTTTCTTTAAAGTTACAGGCCATGTCCAAATCCTCCCCCTGAATCATAGGGCCCCTAGAACTCCTGCCCCAGCTCAAGGGGCATAGAAAGAATGGCTCATTGTCCCTTCAGTCCAGGGGGGTAGACCAGAAGGCCTTACTGCTAGTACAAGGGGCCAGGAAAAGATGACATCTTCAGAGATTGGGAACTCCCAAGTGCAAGGGAAGATgctattccttttctctttggcctCTGGGCTAGAGGTAATCAAACTCAATAGCTTGGGGAACCCCTAATTTGTCCAACTATGGTTCACATCCAGTGAAGGGCCCCAACTAAGGATGGAGCCTTTGTGGTCCCACCCCCCACACCCATTCATGCTTTACTACCACTGCCCTCCTCACTGCCAACACGGAGCTGCAGAGGGTGGGCTTTACTTCAGCTTTGGCTGGAATAAGTAGCAAATATCTTCTCCTAACCTTGTGGATATAGCCActatacctggagtcaggaagaccctgccttggtcaaatcctgccttggacacttcctgttTGTGTGAACTGGGACAAATCATTTAGCTTTTCTCAGTTTCTGTAGCTGTAAAATAGggttgataataatagcacttatctcacagggtaaggaacaaatgagaatatatgtgatgtactttgcaaatcttaaagcactgtatgttagctattattattatattagctatTATTCCATCCTTTGGTGATccaccacattttttttttgagggaagagACTCTAGGCTAAAGTATTATTAGTGGAGAGATCTTCCCTggtgaggaaatttcctctatcAATGTGGATAGGcaactcttctttttaaaaatccttaccttctgtctgcaTATCAATACAAATATCTataccaaggcaaaagagtgaaaaaggctaggtaattgagtttaagtgacttgttcagggtcacacatctaggaagtgtctgaggccagatttgaacctatacactctttctctagctttttagaTTTCCTAGGGGCACCCTGAGGTTAAGTTTTTTGCCTCGAGTCATAAAGTCAGTGGGTATCAgaagtcagacttgaactcatattatcctgattccaaggccaccTCTTTACCCACTATGCCATGATTACTTTTACCCACATGATCTGGTCTTAATTTTATCTGATACCTTTATAGCCTTTTATCAATTTCACAGTGCTTCTAAGTACATGAacatattttatcctcacagcagtCCTCTAAGGGTATGTGTGAGTATGGGTTTTGGGGGGAtggggattattattattattcctattttttaaaatgaagccaAAGCAGTTAAATGACCCGCCCAAGAATCTCAAGATCTCAACGAAATGGGTACTCCCTCCAGTGATACAGAAAGCAATCCCATCCCTGCTTGATCATTCTTCCTGACTTTTGCCCATGTTTGCCACACACTAAGATTAACAAAATACTTTCCTCAAGCTCCAAAAGAGGCAGGGAGGGGGGGTGTAATTTTTGTTCccgttttacagctgaggaaacagaggtttaGCAAGAGTAATCAATTTTCAAATCATTATAGAGTTAGTACATGTGAGAACAAGAGAACTCCAGTTTTCTGACTCCTAGACCAGTTTCCTTTCCCCTGAACCCTGCCGCCTCCCAAGCACACATAGAGCTTCAATATCATTTGTACCCCACGCTGAACTTCTCTTCAGAGGGACACCTCCTGAGGATTTCACACCTGAACAGATTCCCTCCACTACAAGGCTGACCCTCGAAGCAGAAGCATCTACTCAAGCCCGACAGCCAAACAGAGCACTTAGGAGACTCGCTCTTCTCCGATCTCACCTCCAAGCTGAACACCAGACTGATGCCATCACGTGCACTTGAGCCTCACTGGCCTCTCCTCCTctaaacaagaaaaagagaaaacacaaCCAGAGTGCTTTGTTTTCCAGTTGAGCAGCCACAGATACCATGAGGCAGGAGCACCATATGCCTGAGAGATGAAGGTTCTTTTGGTTACAACTGACTCTCTACTCCCTATTCTCATACACCCCCTGACAACTGCTGGTCTTCTGGCCTCCAGGATCTATATTCTTGTATATCTCTCTGGCTTTGATGTTCCAGAAGGCTGCCTGAGAAAAGGAGAGCTGGCTCTAGCCTCTAAAATGTTAAACGCTAGTTAATATTACTGATGATGACCAGggccagctagatggcttagtggatagaggcCAAGTCTAGCCATTgctctcagctgtgtgaccctgggcaagtcactttaattccaatctcctagcccttaccacacatctgccttggaattgatacttagtattgattctaaaagagaaggtaaaagtttaaactatatatataaaattactgatgacctctgctctccctcctctttcctctagaGCTGGGACCCAGATACTTCCCCAATCTTTTAGGCATCCTTTTTATAAAAAGTGAAGGATGAGAAATAGAAGATGAGGAAGGGATTGAAGGGAAGAGGGGTTGAGGTGTGCAGCCACTGACTTTGAGCCAGCAAAAATATTGGCAttcccaaagtttaatttttaaaatgtttttaattgatttgttttttttgtcaCATGACGATAATTTCTAATACCCCTTTTTCCAGTGGAACTTTCTCTCTAACCGTCTCTGCTCTTTGTATGGCTCTATATGATTTCACTGACATAGGGAACTTCTCGTGTGGAACATGGAAACTCCCTTCACTGTTGAAAAAATCTTAGTTGACTAGAGGCATTGAGAGGTAACTTTTTCAAGATCAAATTGCTGGTGTGTGtgttagagacagagagagagaggaagagagagagagggagagagagagagacagagagagagagagagagagacagagagagagagagagagagagagagagagagagagaagtaggacttgaattcaggtctttgtgACTGCAAAACCAGCCCCCTTTCCATTAAGTAATACTGCCTCCAAGAGCCCTAcctctcttataacaaagaaaccATTTAGTAAAAACACTTGACATAAATCTACTCTTAGACTTCTTGTTGCTGGTACCACAGCAGATGGGGAAGCTACCTGGATAGGGTAATCAGGCTTTGACTGATTGGTGGTTTGCTGGGCTTTCTGCCCTTCGGGGGAAGGCTGGGGAGGAAGGGCAGCATTTCCCCCTGAACTCCCGGTCTGAGTACCCTGCTAgaaagagtgttggacttggaagaGACCTGAATTCGAGTTTCAACTCTGCCGTTTGCTAGCTAGCTAGCTACGAGAGCCTGGCAGCCCCCTTCCCTGCCGTGAGCTTCAGAcgcctcatttgtaaagtgagaatGATGATACTTGTAcagcctacctcacagggttgttgtgaggaaagcgctttgtaaacctgaaagcaccatataaatgtgagttcTAATCATCATGATTGTTATCGTTATCTCCATCTCCTACCTCCCACCCCACTAGCCTGGGCAGGGTAGAACGTTCATTCCCAGCAGGCATCTGATGTATGTTCCCGCTCTCAATCCAGGAGCCATGTTGCATGCAGGCTTCCAACCTCGACTCTCCAACCCAGCCTTGGCAGTTGGGGTTCTCCCAGGGTTCTCTCTGTCCGGTGAtctctgcccctctccccagCGGCCCCCGTGCCATTTACAGGCCCTCAGAACATGATCTCTCCCAACTCACCttcatctccttcccttctcttctctaccCAGGCCTCGAAGGGAAAAGATGAAGCCAGAAAGGTGAGTGCCCTTGATCTGGGATGCAAGTGCGCTGGGCTTGGCTCTCTGGGCTCCAGCTCAGGAcagcccttccctctctcccccagcCCCATCCAAAGCCAGCACGTCCTGACCCTTTTGGTTTCTTACACAGGAGGAGACTcaagggtagagggaagaggaagagagagaagcaaaggcCCAGAGACTGTCATCAGTGAGTGTGGGCTATGGAGGGGAAAGTCCAGGAGGCTGGGGCCCTGGGGCTGGCAGGGGTGGGAGGTAGGAGCCAGAGTCTAGAGAGGATCCTTTTGTGTGGGGGAGAGGGGTTTCTGGGAAGCAGGGGCCCCCCTTAGTCACCCCAGCGCCCGTACACTGAAGCAGCCTGCCAAAGTGACCCTGGTCTCTATACCCTATAgaacttctattttctttcagtGCTCTATGGATTGGCCTCCTTCAAACTCAGAAGGGACAGGAGAAGCCAGTGATAAAGGGAAAGATTCCATGGCCCTTAATCCCTCAACCCCTAATTGGCACTcggatagagctccaggctgagagtcagaaggacccgggttcaaatgtggcctcaaatgtgtgaccctgggcaagtcacttaatgctgtttgcctgaCCCTTGTCCTTCAATCttggacagaaagtaagggtttaaaaacaatctCTCATCCATTCAGTGATGAtgaagtggaaagagccctgggtttggagtcagagagtcTGTTTGAAGCCCAGCTTTGCTGCTTCCAACCCTCaaggccttgggcaaatcatttaacctccagggagctcacagtctcctcatctataaaatgagcccattggactagatgacctctggtcCCTCCCTTCCAGCAACAAGTCCGCGATCCTGTGATCTCATCCCCACCATTTGTTGTTGGGATCCGAGGGAGAGGAAGTAACTACTCCAGGGTTACACAATCAAGGGCAGCCAGGCCTTGGACTTAGATCTGGAACTCCTAGACAGAAAGggccccttttttctctttcatgcCCTAAACGTCAAGAGCTCAGCCTTGGCCACAAGGCATCCTGCCTTCCAGGCCCTTGACAAAAGAATACCCCCAGATTTCACTCTGGTTCTGCATTTTGTTTTGGGCAGGTGCGAAGACGCTGTTCCCCAAAGGTAACCCAGTCGGCCCTGAAGAAAGCAGCCTCTGCCCAGCTCTTATATTTATTGCCCCTCTCACAATCTCAGTTACCTCCCTGACCACAGCCCCTCTATTTATTAGCCAAATGCAACCCCTGCTGAATGTCTGCTTCTCCCTCGGCTGGGAGATTGACCCTCAGGACTTTGGTGccttaagaagaaaaagaggagactACAGGAAGATCCCAAGTTGAGGTCCTGGGATGTACCTAAACACTGAACATTAACTATGACTCGAGTAATGGAGGGGGGACGGTTTCCTTTCTCACTCCAGGAACCTCCATGGGGCGGTCACCTGGGgtgcagagggaaggaaggattggATGACTCCCGTCCCCCTGCCCATCCTTGCTTCCCTCGTCTAAGGCCTGAGCACCATTTTTTTGACCAAAGGAAACAGCTACTCGTGCCCAATATGGAAAGAGTCCACCAGAGAGGTCTAGTCTAGCCTACTTTTCTCGCCTGGGAAGTGGCCCCTGAACTGGGGTGTCTGGGGGAGGACAGCTAACCTTTGCTTAGTGGAAGAGGAGAAGACCCCTGCTAGGGTCTCAGGAGACAAATTGCTGGAGCACCCAAGACTGTTCCCAGCAAGTGTCCTCCCACCCTGGCAGCCACTTGGACTCCAGAGATCGAAGCCTGGGACACTTTGGGAGAACATTGGATACAGTGGGGTTTGTGGGATCTCCTCTAGTCTCCCGTTTCTCCCAGAACCCTGCAACCCCTTCTTATAAGCTGACTGCAGAAATTTATCTGGTGGCCTGGGATGCCACCCTTGAGTCCCCCATATGCCACTCTGACCCACTGGAAGTGCCAATGGGTACACATGCCAAAGGATGCAGGCAGATAGCCCTTAGCCCTGGGCATGATGGTCAAGGTATAGAAAAAATACCTGAAGACCCCCCTCCCTACCCTGCTCCCAGATACTCTGAACAGGGCATTCTGCCACTGAGGAGCACTTATATACTCAAGCCTTCTATGAAATGGGTTGAGCAGGTTTCTTTTCAAGGGGGGTTGAACGGGAGGAGGCTGGGACCTTCCCAAATGTGTCATACCAATTCTTCCTGACCACCATGTTCAGTGGGTGCAGGGAGGCCAAAGAAAAGTCAGATTCTcttaaataaagtattttaatccAATTTTTTTTGGCCTGGAAAACTATGATTGTTTGCCAGGAAAGGATGATCTCCTCAGTTAAGGCTGGGCAAATTCCTATAAATCCATATTAAAAGGGCCTACAATACTATCCCCATTACAAAGCTAAGGGAACAGAAACTCTGGATAAAATGACACAcacctaaggtcatacagctggggcCAGAACTCAGAGTTGCTGATGTCCAGCCCTTATTTTGTTTCTACAGATAGCCCATCTCCCCTTACAGGTTGCCCCCTAAAGGCAGATGTTCTTAACTGGCTCCACAGATGGATTTCGGAGAATCCGTGAACTTAGACAGAAAGAAGTTACATCTTTATTATCACGAATCTCTCATAgacatttagcattttcttcaattatgagAGTAGCTAAATCACAGTCTTTGGCTTTGCCAGACTGCTACAAGGGTCCCTAACACAGTCACTCATCCTATGCCCTGTTACCGGGCACATCAGGGTGTCTTGCTAGTTATTTTCTACATAATCCTGGATTCTGCTCTGAATCAAGAATGAAGGCAGAACTTCCCTGGTGCTCTCATGCCCTGCCATTCCAAGAGGGACACAAGACTGCTGTTCAGGGGTCCTCTAGCTAATGCTCGCCCCAGTCACTACTCAACATGGTACACCACCAGATTTAGCAACAGCCTAGTGGCCTCATTCAGGAGTGGTCTTTTCCTGAGGTTACCCCCACCCCTTACCCTCAGCCTGACTGGAGATGAGCTGACCGGCGCTGCTCCTCAGAACCAATCCTAGGCACTGGGAGCCCTGCCAGGTTAGAGAGAATCCCCCCTGTTTGGGGCCCCCCAGAGGGATTTGGGAAGAGATGTCTCCATCCTGCTCTGGCTGGAATGTGGATGAACATCTGTTTGGAAGGGGACAAGGGCAGCCAGGGAGCGAGCCTAAATGCTAGACTCCTCCTTTCCTGCTCTTCCCCCTCACCCCAATCTTGCTATCACACTCCCTTCCATGTTAATCCTGCCTCTGGCCTCAGGAAAGACTCCCCACCTTTCTCGGAGTCTCTGCTGTAGGAGGCTCCCACTGGAATGCTACTATAACTTCCTGCCCAGCCTCTCAAACAGAAGCAATGCTGGAAAAGGAACCCTGGATTTGAGTCAAagggcctgggtttgaatcccacccaATCTCTTAGGCCAATCCCTTAACCTTCTGAGTTTCCCTTTTCTGACTTGTAAGGAAGGAGATGGAGCTAATGAGCCCTTGAGTCCCTTCTGGATCCAGCCCCTCTCTCggattctttttcctctcctctgtcctgctctttttttttccatcgaGCTCACTTAAGGCAAGGACTCCTCTGGGACTGTGAGACACACTTCttaaagatggaaaaggaaagagctCTGTGGCTAGCACAGGCTCAGCCTGAGGTGACCCAGTTTGGGGGCCCAACTGGGAAGGAGAGGATCAGGGTGGGAAAAGGTCATTCTTAGGCCTGATGGAGTGAGTCAGCTACCATGGGCAAAGCTCATtcaggggatggggaagggatgTTAGGGCAACAAGTGATCCTGGCTTAAAGTCCCAGAAGGAAACTCTGTGCTCAGATCCTGAGGACAATCACTTCCACAAAGGAAATTGGTTCCTCTTTTCATTGCTTGGACCCAGAGACCTGGATCTGTAGAATTTGGGATGAGCCTATCTTGAGTAGAAAACCATTTTGTTTGGTTATTTAAAGGTCTAGGAGGAACTCATGCTTACTCAGTTAAGCTTTCACTTGGCCAGAACAACTGAACTAGCCCTGAGAACACTCTAACCCAAACTTCTGTAGCAGCAGTTCTCAAATCTATTGATCTTAAGACATCCTTATGGGGCAACTGGATGGAacactgagagccaggccaacATAttggagttcctgggttcaaatctgacctcagacacttctcagctgtgtgaccctgggcaagtcacttaaccccattgcctagcccttaccactcttctgccttgcaagcatacacagtattgattcttcttcttcttctcttcttcttcttcttcttcttcttcttcttcttcttcttcttcttcttcttcttcttctcttcttcttcttcttcttcttcttcttcttcttcttcttcttcttcttcttcttcttcttcttcttcttcttctcttcttcctcttcttcctctccttctccttctccttcttcttctttcttcttcttcttctctccttctccttcttcttctccttcttcttctcttcttcttcttctttttcttctctcttcttcttcttcttcttcttctttttcttcttcttcttcttcttcttcttcttcttcttcttcttcttcttcttcttcttcttcttcttcttcttctttcctcttcttcctcttct encodes:
- the PGF gene encoding placenta growth factor isoform X2, with protein sequence MSAMRLFTCVLQLLAGLSLPAASPQQWDLSPENGTAEVEVLPFQEVWGRSFCRSLEKLVDVATEYPGEVEHMFSPSCVSLRRCTGCCGDENLHCVAVETTNVTMQLLKIKSGEQPSYMELAFTEHVRCECRPRREKMKPERRRLKGRGKRKREKQRPRDCHQCEDAVPQR
- the PGF gene encoding placenta growth factor isoform X1, translated to MSAMRLFTCVLQLLAGLSLPAASPQQWDLSPENGTAEVEVLPFQEVWGRSFCRSLEKLVDVATEYPGEVEHMFSPSCVSLRRCTGCCGDENLHCVAVETTNVTMQLLKIKSGEQPSYMELAFTEHVRCECRGTPPEDFTPEQIPSTTRLTLEAEASTQARQPNRALRRLALLRSHLQAEHQTDAITCT